The Oryzias melastigma strain HK-1 linkage group LG3, ASM292280v2, whole genome shotgun sequence genome contains a region encoding:
- the zdhhc7 gene encoding palmitoyltransferase ZDHHC7, whose amino-acid sequence MQSSNHRLRDMEQHHPLLSGGTDVEAGSLAAGVMVGGPHSGHGAGNRTMWFIQDSCGMVCATMTWFLVLYAEFVVNFVMLLPSKNFWYSLLNGAVFNSLAVLALASHLRTMLTDPGAVPKGNATKEYMESLQLKPGEVIYKCPKCCSIKPERAHHCSICKRCIRKMDHHCPWVNNCVGEKNQRFFVLFTMYIALISAHALGLSGMHFFTCIKVQWNECSDFSPGVSVLLLIFLCLEAILFLTFTAVMFGTQIHSICNDETEIERLKNEKPTWERRTRWDGMKTVFGGPPSLLWCNPFTGLRLRRLLLSHGRRSGSEFSV is encoded by the exons ATGCAGTCTTCAAACCATCGACTACGGGACATGGAGCAGCACCACCCGCTGCTTTCGGGGGGCACAGACGTCGAGGCGGGTAGCCTGGCAGCCGGTGTGATGGTTGGGGGTCCGCACTCGGGTCACGGCGCGGGGAACCGCACGATGTGGTTCATTCAGGACAGCTGCGGGATGGTGTGCGCCACCATGACCTGGTTCCTGGTTCTTTATGCTGAGTTCGTGGTGAACTTTGTCATGCTTCTGCCCTCCAAGAACTTCTGGTACTCTCTGCTGAACGGAGCTGTCTTCAACTCTTTGGCTGTACTGGCTCTAGCCTCACACCTTCGCACGATGCTCACAGACCCG GGTGCAGTTCCCAAGGGCAATGCAACCAAGGAGTACATGGAAAGCTTACAGCTGAAGCCAGGCGAGGTCATCTACAAGTGTCCAAAGTGCTGCAGCATCAAACCAGAGAGGGCCCATCACTGCAG TATTTGTAAGCGGTGTATCCGGAAGATGGATCATCATTGTCCCTGGGTCAATAACTgtgtgggagaaaaaaatcagagattcTTTGTTCTCTTTACT ATGTACATAGCTTTGATATCTGCACACGCCCTGGGCCTCAGTGGCATGCACTTCTTCACATGTATTAAAGTGCAGTGGAATG AGTGCAGTGATTTTTCTCCCGGGgtgtctgtgctgctgctgattTTTCTCTGCCTCGAAGCCATCCTCTTCCTCACTTTCACGGCTGTAATGTTCGGCACACAGATCCACTCCATTTGTAACGACGAAACG GAAATTGAACGTCTTAAAAACGAGAAGCCGACGTGGGAACGCCGCACCAGATGGGAtggaatgaaaacagttttcgGGGGTCCGCCCTCTCTGCTGTGGTGCAATCCATTCACAGGTCTACGTCTGCGCCGGCTTCTGCTGAGCCACGGGCGTCGCAGCGGGTCGGAGTTCTCCGTCTGA
- the LOC112161122 gene encoding regulator of G-protein signaling 9-binding protein yields the protein MGKEECKTMLDALNKVTACYRHLVIALGSTSDSQNLREELKRTRKKAQELAVANRTKLTSLLKDKSISKEDRAEYERLWVLFSSSMELLEVDMKRSLEIGQDFPLKVPTRHLIQTGMTGSTSTVAARAMSVQNMKYEADSNIDTADLKDLQSEITQVSQMMEEMEMKVQVAPWAVVAKQEAGAELKSNLSVGNSSVGVISICEEEPKDDEGEGSRGGGSGSVGAVIGFLLIVAVALVLGYLVINMS from the coding sequence ATGGGGAAAGAGGAGTGCAAAACAATGCTTGACGCGTTGAACAAAGTCACAGCCTGCTACAGACACTTGGTCATCGCGCTTGGAAGCACGTCAGACTCCCAGAATTTGCGCGAGGAGCTGAAGAGGACCCGCAAAAAGGCGCAAGAGTTGGCCGTGGCCAACAGGACTAAACTGACCTCCCTGCTGAAAGACAAGTCCATCAGCAAGGAGGACCGCGCCGAGTACGAGCGCCTGTGGGTGCTGTTCTCCAGCAGCATGGAGCTCCTGGAGGTGGACATGAAGAGGTCCCTGGAAATCGGGCAGGACTTCCCCCTCAAGGTGCCCACGAGACACCTGATCCAGACGGGGATGACCGGCAGCACCAGCACCGTGGCGGCGCGCGCCATGAGCGTGCAGAATATGAAGTACGAGGCGGACAGCAACATCGACACGGCCGACCTGAAGGACCTGCAGAGCGAGATCACCCAGGTGAGccagatgatggaggagatggaGATGAAGGTCCAGGTGGCGCCATGGGCCGTCGTGGCCAAGCAGGAAGCCGGGGCTGAACTCAAATCCAACCTGAGTGTTGGGAATTCCTCCGTGGGCGTCATCTCCATCTGCGAAGAGGAGCCCAAAGATGATGAGGGTGAAGGCAGCAGAGGGGGCGGCTCTGGCTCGGTCGGAGCTGTCATCGGATTCCTTTTGATCGTTGCTGTTGCTTTGGTTTTAGGATATTTGGTGATCAATATGTCCTGA
- the nudt19 gene encoding nucleoside diphosphate-linked moiety X motif 19 — protein MNTALKHWREAATLILAAGHRLGADTLSSRTPLSVSPPSESSSARAHLPLSSRFDYDVLLLKRSAKSGFMPNAYVFPGGALDSSDFSSDWLDVFKSFSNSPNFGLRESKQPVETRPAIFATDRLKLGSPIPGEVALRICALRETFEESGVLLVVPKTEVISLENAHYSKPYKAPPFSESELSQWRTLVNQNPTNFIRMCRELEVLPNIWALHEWGNWLTPVARYGRRFDTAFFLCCLQETPHTIQDEKEIVHFQWSTPSEILQSYQQRQMWIAPPQFYELSRMCCLPRLDDLHSFAYQRAIEGCEQWLPVTLLENEHYISLLPGDKQYPPDTSGQTETDRTPNHEQKNPENRSALHRMMVKDSYTTTLHVTIKPKYKHLLPVMEPSSSQGTKSQL, from the exons ATGAACACCGCTCTGAAGCACTGGAGGGAGGCGGCTACCCTAATCTTAGCCGCGGGACACAGACTCGGAGCGGACACTTTATCGTCAAGGACACCGCTGTCGGTTTCTCCGCCGTCGGAGAGCAGCAGCGCGCGGGCACACCTGCCTCTAAGCTCCCGCTTCGACTATGATGTTTTGCTGCTCAAGCGAAGCGCTAAAAGTGGATTCATGCCCAACGCCTACGTGTTTCCGGGCGGCGCTCTGGACTCCTCTGACTTCTCCAGTGACTGGCTGGACGTTTTCAAGTCTTTCTCCAACTCCCCAAACTTTGGTTTGAGAGAATCAAAGCAGCCCGTGGAGACCAGACCCGCCATTTTTGCCACAGACCGACTGAAGCTGGGCTCCCCCATCCCGGGGGAGGTCGCCCTCCGGATCTGCGCCCTGCGGGAGACGTTTGAAGAATCTGGGGTGCTGCTAGTTGTTCCAAAAACGGAAGTGATAAGTTTGGAGAATGCCCATTATAGTAAACCGTACAAAGCGCCCCCATTCTCTGAAAGCGAGCTCTCACAGTGGAGGACTCTGGTGAACCAAAACCCGACCAACTTCATCCGGATGTGCAGGGAGCTGGAGGTGCTGCCCAACATCTGGGCCTTACACGAGTGGGGCAACTGGCTGACCCCCGTCGCTCGGTACGGTCGGAGGTTTGACACCGCCTTCTTTCTGTGCTGCCTTCAGGAGACTCCCCACACCATCCAAGATGAGAAGGAAATCGTTCATTTTCAG TGGTCCACTCCTTCAGAGATCCTGCAAAGCTACCAGCAGCGACAGATGTGGATAGCTCCTCCTCAGTTCTATGAACTCAGCCGCATGTGTTGTCTCCCCCGTCTTGATGACCTCCACAGCTTTGCGTACCAGCGCGCCATAGAAGGCTGTGAACAGTGGCTGCCTGTAACTTTACTGGAAAATGAGCACTATATATCACTGCTGCCAG GCGACAAACAATACCCACCAGACACCTCAGGGCAGACGGAAACCGACAGAACTCCTAACCATGAGCAGAAGAATCCTGAAAACCGGTCTGCCCTGCACCGCATGATGGTCAAAGACTCTTACACCACAACTCTGCACGTCACCATCAAGCCCAAATACAAGCACTTGCTCCCTGTAATGGAGCCATCTTCATCACAGGGAACCAAAAGTCAACTTTGA